In Mugil cephalus isolate CIBA_MC_2020 chromosome 20, CIBA_Mcephalus_1.1, whole genome shotgun sequence, the following are encoded in one genomic region:
- the tcf20 gene encoding transcription factor 20 isoform X2 translates to MQNFSNSPAPPSLPPGFSGRGGGGPPYPPQPAEPQISPRMTDDYAGMQQQRLHRGHHHPSQASHMLAYSARSRGAVEPPPTQGNIHSDNSNNPYRKEAMDYYFSMGGKDRHRRGGMGYGGGFGYPNIDGHIPHQYRHPGSSAAPSSGLMSPYPVDYGSSAGSGAGAGAFSPSHQYNMSQNPAMQSVQASQMQHRQLGQTFSAVHHGQQHRSYPHSGHRMTPQYPHYSPQAAASTGSSGMYSPPPQRYLDGAASTGFDPKVNSSPSLNSSSNSISSSVTANNVGPMENVQQSYHASNYPGYSPQTHSLHKQATLQHRNSQHNLGVGYDNSLKMQHQGPSPGSVYAKHHQPSNPSIPQPASQEIAKSPMHSNVQQTQINQNFSPISNPSPAASAVHSPSCSSSPSPLMGVSEAHGNPSGHGPSHPPTVNPRSSHGHGRLLQTMPQLSPTPNSNSSISSCGSSGSHKAHSMSAGGVPPSSGRNKMGLASGIGSREEGPSMYSSSSLDKMQDAGMNSLNALSSQVANLPNTVQHMLLTDTVLSQKKKDVGQMQQATHAVPPSQPRSRNASAASSTSTVKDGSAVGVGDGASLDAGAEEDSSLMLAAGPPMTKAEREEHFSEGEHRRVRQMSGASSGSEPAGYHPPSQSPTQLQAGQALNVKAVTSDSPSKEPVVSETKANEARIPSSSSSPSFGCQSSETGPTSHSTPPVSSSASSNIPSLMPNCVQEPGLTYNDRRDGNRKTSEIKNEVIKNEYEGTVDKIDKGSSQMQRDGEVNAQNGQDKENRLHSGLHKNEKEENHTSEEQQNASSVGVIVSARSEGNQTEKNKHPQDNCIEEKQSHAYLKESGSHNGEEGVDLSLYSSHYQKSNFGRPQNPPQSGPHKYGYPESPYGSDLSIKSKGRAGPVAAMESNPRYLGYQQTQTGYGPMHPKDAGSVAEPVVKKGQVAGAKGPEENSQMQQFPSLLQEVLQGYNLDRRYGRPEQAFPAHLQAQQFQTRHPYGVSEGMRMQSGVIEGSVLSAQMGSSGKPPNQKHGSEPDFTIDPQSLVKSEVSSTKILQNAEKTEVGVSQSHLPPTADSQKPPPKHINLADYSLPQRKALSNVSTPSSAVQELLLQEPEPLAGSIGQSESQKSSGSILAPSERRSVICDVSPNRRSTPERDRESDRERDREKSQSGASVIQQPFSSPAAAASDLSKKETGEKPMMKMEMTPKEVMADAVSSHTEHHGGGGGANEANMEYHSKPVHPSVVLNADPYRRGSVDITPLPSHPMSTNPLSSPSRHQSYLHGVDLSTGSGSAFPGYRYGDTREGNMMSRSNPHFPSHHPYHNLSPQTQSANKLQMYPHPRGPPHLPHDMSDWVKAMNRPSKEMMMQPGSSPGRHKVSQSEQRQRMIPQPDMASEQHTAKSSLHHQSAFYDMKMWESAHSGGRESARIIEGDAYYRAQPPPPQPPPTLPPPAPVVSHGPIPPQISHGQNAAEPEFSRVAAEEVKHPCPPPPSSSAKPLADINSTPPQVQRQTKSGGSGDTNPLILRRRVRSFISPIPAKRQLHDVSQQRAATNSHHSPGAQSESSHHNEDDSSSSDIPCPRLSSPLPGENTFSQPLSPSSGNTKVLPHRKGRGLKLEAIVQKITPNIKKPASHADDDSNHYPGFSHSEIPAFNDSQDQDLAHFPRVAGGEDSYMDESHSLNDMIPFRGVDETGPLPPSAYPCDPHQTSQVLKQQDFDFGLGSAVASASGDKEDFALLGPLPPPPPLPRPVQGSPPPSSSALSDIQHFTNTYQQLETRRGEQSAANLLRQKLQESGMGFDDYPGSDYYGTTPPHHSQAQGHMLHRQHQMCSGRSSLSPQDSKQLDSIVPKGYFPSGKKKGRPVGSVNKQKRAQTQVQTQPQSQGQPQSTSLSAPSATPIPITAAAISPVPMQTPSSTPTPTAPPPLPDSQSAPPLAPPVLTQVVKVDVESEDAQPEVEVKPVRRRRRGVKDEDESAEGSGRQRRRRRRTAAPTPSMDKDDPDTPLRAGGGLGTVFVDPSRKGPFVPHIHVEKKVPEIGAVCTIVNAEEDKMKGERGTVGGKPGASGIESLLTSALSSQLSRRDRESEKREMDEVETTLQSGKALPSSGYVVAGPVITETNHSGRLLCCLCQKWANYKHLGDLYGPYYPAEYAAKLPKNPPQVRQCQATTGTNKTGPNSEITSNPLSTVQDSQTQEAKFTNPSTESDYAVRLDTNATTLNTTVRPSSPPAKEEMMMHVASNFSNTAPSSSSSSSACAAVKTSLTWDMNLDTRPIPELKREPDLEIDQQQAPKPPPQPPVDEAQQRPQHRKLTSHPRFKRRHKSSDDSPRMVPSNSKASLPFQPPPPALDSLGPLAQLAQLPQMPMDPEELWVHEGCIVWTSGVYLVNGRLYGLQEALDGARETCCSYCEMVGSTLGCYSKGCTLRYHYMCAIEADCSLNEDNFSLRCPKHKFTQSIRPAKSFYLEQSERG, encoded by the exons TTGGTTACCCTAATATTGATGGACATATACCTCACCAGTACCGACATCCTGGATCTAGCGCTGCACCGTCATCTGGCCTTATGTCACCATATCCAGTAGACTATGGCTCCAGTGCTGGGTCAGGTGCAGGTGCCGGAGCGTTCTCTCCTTCTCATCAGTACAATATGAGTCAGAACCCAGCAATGCAGTCTGTGCAAGCTTCTCAGATGCAACACCGCCAGCTCGGGCAGACCTTCTCAGCTGTCCACCATGGACAGCAGCATAGGAGCTATCCTCACTCTGGGCATCGAATGACCCCACAGTACCCGCACTACTCTCCACAGGCTGCAGCTTCCACTGGGTCATCAGGAATGTATAGCCCCCCTCCGCAGAGATATCTCGACGGGGCTGCTAGCACTGGGTTTGATCCCAAAGTCAACAGTTCTCCCAGTTTAAATTCTAGTTCAAACTCAATCTCCAGTTCAGTTACTGCGAACAATGTGGGTCCAATGGAGAATGTTCAACAGAGTTACCATGCTTCGAATTATCCTGGATATTCCCCACAGACGCATTCACTTCACAAGCAGGCCACACTACAGCACCGCAACTCGCAGCACAATTTAGGGGTAGGTTATGACAACTCTCTCAAGATGCAGCACCAGGGCCCGTCCCCAGGCTCTGTTTATGCTAAACATCATCAACCCTCCAATCCCAGTATACCTCAGCCAGCATCTCAAGAAATAGCCAAATCCCCGATGCATTCGAATGTTCAACAGACTCAAATCAACCAAAACTTTAGCCCAATATCGAACCCGTCGCCCGCTGCCTCCGCAGTGCATTCCCCCAGCTGTAGCTCTTCTCCTTCCCCATTGATGGGTGTTTCCGAGGCACATGGAAACCCCTCAGGTCACGGACCGTCACATCCTCCTACAGTAAACCCCCGTAGCAGCCACGGTCATGGTAGATTACTGCAGACCATGCCCCAGTTAAGTCCCACGCCCAACTcaaacagcagcatcagtagTTGTGGTAGCAGTGGCAGTCATAAAGCTCACAGCATGAGTGCAGGTGGAGTACCTCCTTCCTCAGGCCGTAATAAAATGGGTCTGGCTTCGGGAATTGGATCCCGAGAGGAAGGCCCCTCTATGTATTCATCGTCTTCACTCGACAAAATGCAGGATGCCGGCATGAATAGTCTTAATGCCTTGAGCTCACAGGTAGCCAATTTACCAAACACAGTTCAGCACATGCTCCTCACTGACACCGTGCTTtcgcagaagaaaaaagatgtcGGGCAGATGCAACAGGCAACGCATGCCGTGCCTCCTTCGCAACCACGTAGCCGAAATGCGAGTGCAGCCTCGAGTACTAGCACGGTCAAGGACGGAAGTGCAGTGGGGGTTGGTGATGGCGCCAGCTTAGATGCTGGTGCTGAGGAAGATTCCTCATTGATGTTAGCAGCAGGGCCACCAATGACCAAGGCGGAGAGAGAGGAGCACTTTTCTGAGGGGGAGCATAGGAGAGTGAGGCAAATGAGCGGTGCAAGCAgtggatcagaaccagctggCTATCACCCTCCATCTCAGAGTCCAACGCAACTACAGGCTGGACAAGCATTAAATGTTAAAGCAGTCACATCTGATTCACCATCAAAAGAACCAGTCGTatctgaaacaaaagcaaacgaAGCTCGCATTCCTTCTTCGTCATCATCGCCATCCTTTGGATGTCAGTCTTCAGAGACTGGCCCGACTTCACATTCAACACCTCCAGTTTCCTCATCCGCCTCCTCCAATATTCCTTCCCTCATGCCAAATTGTGTCCAAGAGCCTGGTTTAACTTATAATGACCGCAGAGATGGCAACAGGAAGACAtcggaaattaaaaatgaagtcATCAAAAATGAATATGAAGGCACGGTTGACAAAATAGACAAAGGTAGTAGCCAGATGCAACGGGATGGAGAGGTCAATGCACAAAATGGTCAGGACAAAGAAAATAGGTTGCACTCCGGATTACACAAAAATGAGAAGGAAGAAAACCACACATCTGAGGAACAACAGAATGCCAGTAGTGTTGGCGTGATTGTTTCAGCTCGGTCTGAGGgaaatcaaactgaaaaaaataagcatccCCAAGACAACTgtatagaagagaaacagtCACACGCTTACTTAAAAGAGTCAGGCAGTCATAATGGAGAGGAAGGTGTCGATCTTAGTCTGTATTCCTCCCATTACCAGAAATCAAACTTTGGACGGCCTCAAAACCCTCCCCAGTCTGGTCCACATAAATATGGCTACCCAGAATCACCATATGGGTCAGATTTATCCATTAAGAGCAAAGGGAGGGCTGGCCCTGTAGCTGCGATGGAGTCAAATCCCAGATACTTAGGGTACCAACAAACCCAAACTGGTTATGGTCCCATGCATCCGAAAGATGCTGGTTCTGTAGCAGAGCCCGTAGTGAAGAAAGGTCAAGTGGCAGGAGCCAAAGGTCCTGAGGAGAATTCACAGATGCAGCAGTTCCCGAGCCTTTTGCAAGAGGTCCTTCAAGGTTACAATCTAGATAGACGTTACGGACGGCCCGAACAGGCATTTCCTGCACATCTCCAAGCTCAACAGTTTCAAACCCGACATCCATATGGCGTGAGTGAAGGAATGAGAATGCAAAGTGGAGTAATTGAGGGTTCAGTTCTTTCGGCCCAAATGGGCAGTTCTGGAAAACCGCCAAACCAGAAACATGGAAGTGAACCAGACTTTACCATTGATCCTCAGTCCTTAGTGAAGTCAGAAGTGTCCAGTACTAAAATTCTGCAAAACGCTGAAAAAACTGAGGTGGGTGTGTCCCAGAGTCATTTACCACCGactgcagactctcaaaagccccCACCGAAACATATAAACTTGGCTGACTATTCCCTGCCACAGAGAAAAGCGTTATCTAATGTGTCCACTCCATCCTCCGCTGTGCAGGAGCTCCTCTTGCAAGAGCCAGAGCCTCTAGCCGGCAGCATTGGTCAAAGCGAGTCTCAGAAATCATCAGGCTCCATATTAGCCCCATCAGAGCGGCGCTCTGTCATCTGTGATGTGTCGCCAAACCGACGCAGCACACcagagagggacagggagagtgacagagagagagatcgGGAAAAAAGTCAGAGTGGGGCCTCTGTGATTCAACAGCCATTTtcctctcctgcagcagcagccagtgATCTAAGTAAAAAGGAAACTGGAGAGAAACCgatgatgaaaatggaaatgacACCAAAGGAGGTTATGGCAGATGCTGTGAGTTCACACACTGAACATcacggcggcggcggtggggcTAATGAGGCAAACATGGAGTATCATTCCAAGCCTGTTCATCCATCAGTTGTTCTTAATGCTGACCCCTATAGGCGAGGCAGTGTTGATATCACCCCCCTGCCTTCTCATCCAATGAGCACTAATCCTTTATCTTCACCGTCGAGGCATCAGTCTTATCTTCACGGGGTAGATCTGTCGACAGGAAGTGGCAGTGCATTTCCTGGATATCGATACGGAGATACAAGAGAGGGAAACATGATGTCACGAAGTAATCCCCATTTTCCCTCTCACCACCCTTACCACAATTTATCCCCTCAGACTCAATCCGCAAATAAGCTTCAAATGTACCCCCACCCTCGTGGCCCCCCCCATCTCCCCCATGACATGAGCGACTGGGTAAAAGCAATGAACAGGCCGTCAAAGGAGATGATGATGCAGCCTGGCTCTTCTCCTGGAAGACATAAGGTCAGCCAATCGGAGCAAAGACAGAGGATGATCCCCCAACCTGACATGGCCAGTGAACAACACACAGCTAAATCATCGCTGCACCATCAAAGCGCTTTCTACGATATGAAAATGTGGGAGTCTGCGCAttctggaggaagagaaagcGCTCGAATAATCGAGGGGGACGCTTACTACAGGGCACAGCCGCCACCTCCCCAGCCGCCTCCCacgctccctcctcctgctcctgtaGTTTCACATGGGCCTATTCCTCCGCAGATTTCTCACGGGCAAAATGCTGCTGAACCTGAGTTCTCAAGAGTGGCCGCAGAGGAAGTCAAACATCCCTGCCCACCTCCTCCATCCAGCTCCGCTAAGCCTCTTGCTGATATCAACTCCACTCCACCACAGGTTCAGCGACAGACTAAATCCGGGGGATCTGGAGACACAAATCCACTAATATTAAGGAGGAGAGTCCGCTCTTTTATCTCTCCCATTCCCGCCAAAAGGCAACTACACGATGTGTCTCAGCAGAGGGCCGCCACAAATTCACATCACTCTCCTGGGGCTCAGTCCGAGTCCAGCCATCACAATGAAGATGACTCATCCAGTTCAGATATCCCGTGTCCCAGGCTCTCTTCCCCTCTGCCAGGAGAGAATACCTTTTCACAACCTCTGTCTCCATCAAGTGGTAACACCAAGGTTTTGCCTCACAGAAAAGGCCGCGGCTTGAAGCTGGAGGCAATAGTGCAGAAAATTacaccaaatattaaaaagccAGCAAGCCACGCTGATGATGACTCAAATCATTACCCAGGCTTCTCTCACTCAGAAATACCAGCGTTTAATGATTCACAGGACCAAGACTTAGCACATTTCCCCAGGGTTGCAGGAGGGGAGGATAGTTACATGGATGAAAGTCACTCTTTAAATGACATGATTCCCTTCAGAGGAGTTGATGAAACGGGACCTTTACCTCCCTCTGCTTACCCATGCGATCCACATCAGACGTCTCAGGTCCTCAAACAACAAGACTTTGACTTTGGATTAGGATCTGCCGTTGCGTCAGCATCTGGTGACAAGGAAGACTTCGCTTTGCTCGGACCTttgccccctcctccacctcttccccGCCCGGTCCAGGGCTCCCCGCCTCCCTCTTCATCTGCCCTCTCAGATAttcaacatttcacaaacaCTTACCAGCAGCTTGAGacaagaagaggagaacagtcaGCTGCTAACCTCCTTCGACAGAAACTTCAAGAATCTGGCATGGGATTTGATGATTATCCTGGCAGTGACTACTATGGAACCACCCCTCCCCACCATAGCCAGGCTCAAGGACACATGCTGCACAGACAGCATCAAATGTGCTCTGGTAGGTCCAGTCTGTCTCCACAAGACTCAAAGCAGCTAGATAGCATTGTGCCCAAAGGCTATTTCCCGTCTGGCAAAAAAAAGGGCAGGCCCGTTGGGAGTGTCAATAAACAAAAGCGAGCTCAGACCCAAGTGCAAACACAGCCCCAGTCTCAAGGCCAGCCGCAGAGCACGAGTCTGAGCGCTCCTTCAGCCACACCCATTCCAATTACAGCCGCCGCTATAAGCCCAGTGCCAATGCAGACCCCCAGCAGCACACCAACCCCCACGGCACCACCCCCTCTGCCGGACAGTCAGAGCGCTCCACCCCTGGCCCCACCTGTTTTAACCCAGGTAGTGAAAGTGGATGTCGAAAGCGAGGACGCACAGCCGGAGGTTGAGGTCAAGCCTGTGCGACGGAGACGCAGAGGAGTGAAGGATGAAGACGAGTCGGCGGAGGGAAGTGGAAGacagaggaggcggaggagaaggACTGCTGCGCCGACGCCTTCCATGGATAAAGACGACCCAGATACACCTTTAAGGGCGGGAGGTGGTCTCGGTACGGTTTTCGTGGATCCGAGCAGGAAAGGCCCGTTTGTTCCTCACATACACGTTGAGAAGAAAGTACCCGAGATCGGGGCAGTGTGCACCATTGTGAACGCAGAGGAGGACAAGATGAAAGGGGAGCGCGGTACAGTTGGAGGGAAACCAGGCGCGAGTGGAATTGAGTCTCTCCTGACATCAGCTCTTTCCTCCCAGTTGTCGAGGAGAGACAGGGAATCAGAGAAGAGGGAGATGGACGAGGTGGAAACCACACTTCAGTCAGGAAAAGCACTTCCGTCATCTGGCTATGTTGTTGCAGGCCCAGTGATTACGGAAACCAATCATTCTGGCCGCCTGCTATGTTGCCTGTGTCAGAAATGGGCAAATTACAAACACCTTGGAGATCTCTACGGGCCGTACTATCCGGCTGAATATGCTGCAAAGCTCCCCAAGAATCCGCCGCAGGTCAGACAATGTCAGGCAACCACAGGCACAAACAAAACGGGACCAAATTCAGAAATAACCTCAAATCCTCTGAGCACCGTCCAAGACTCGCAAACACAAGAGGCTAAATTTACCAATCCCTCGACTGAGAGTGACTATGCCGTCAGACTAGATACAAACGCAACAACTCTTAACACTACAGTCAGACCTTCCTCCCCTCCAGCGAAGGAGGAAATGATGATGCATGTGGCGAGCAATTTCAGCAACACGgcaccgtcttcttcttcttcttcttccgcgTGCGCCGCCGTTAAAACATCCCTAACCTGGGACATGAATCTGGACACCCGGCCCATCCCTGAGCTCAAGAGAGAGCCGGACCTCGAAATCGACCAACAGCAGGCGCCGAAACCGCCGCCGCAGCCGCCGGTTGACGAAGCTCAACAGCGACCTCAGCACAGGAAGCTGACCTCTCACCCCCGCTTCAAAAGGAGGCACAAGTCCAGCGACGACTCTCCCAGGATGGTGCCATCCAACAGCAAGGCGTCCCTGCCCTTCCAGCCTCCTCCGCCCGCCCTGGATTCCCTGGGACCCTTGGCGCAACTCGCACAGCTGCCTCAGATGCCCATGGACCCGGAGGAGCTGTGGGTCCACGAAGGATGCATAGTGTGGACCAGTGGGGTGTATCTCGTCAACGGCAGGCTTTATGGCCTGCAGGAGGCACTAGATGGCGCCAGAGAAACA TGCTGCTCGTAC